aacattgatccTGGTGAGATATATAGAGAGACGTTTCTTACACGGAGTTTTTTTGGATTTTCGAGGACAATTAGACGTATTGGGAGAGTTCCTGACAAGAAAAGGAATTTCCATGCCAACTCTTTCTCAACCTTCACGATCGGCCTATGCCCTGGACCTTCATCCCTCTCTGGTGTAACTATTCTTGATACGGCTGTcttcacaagaaaaaaaaaaactcactccctaaaatattttcttatatttctataaaaaaaGCTCTAAATATACCCATTTGAATTAGATACAATGATAAGTTAAAAAACAAACCAGAAGTGCGCGGTCGTTCTTTTCTCTGGACTGTGATATGTTGTCTTCATTAGTTAAAACGTCGTAAGCTGTTTGAGGTGGAATTCCTAATATAAATTCCATTTCCATACGGGAAAGGCCATCAAATTTATGGTCTACGCGCATCTtcaaatataaatgaaaataatggATCATATTTCATAGTTCtatcaaatgttttatatttcttttagctGATTTGATCTTACCTTCACAGCAGGAGGAGGTTCTTGATATTGTTTCTTCTTATTTGCATCTCTCCATAGTTTCAATTGCTCCATCTCATCTCTCTCATGGTGAGTTTTTGTCTCTCTCACTGGCTTGGATTTAacattttcagattttttaggCTGTTGTGTGTTCTGACTGATCCAGCCACCAAACCCAGGAAATATACCCATTTACACTCTGAAAACTTAGGCCCCAAAGAGGTAAGACGATCAAAAGAGTATCTGAGATATAGGTACCGGGACAAAGAGATAATTGACTTACAGGGGAATAAGGTCAACGGGACAAATCATGTATTGTATATGCTATAGGGTTTCAGGAACTTTAGAAAATAGTATAAGATCAGATATag
The Raphanus sativus cultivar WK10039 chromosome 1, ASM80110v3, whole genome shotgun sequence DNA segment above includes these coding regions:
- the LOC130512406 gene encoding uncharacterized protein LOC130512406; the protein is MGIFPGFGGWISQNTQQPKKSENVKSKPVRETKTHHERDEMEQLKLWRDANKKKQYQEPPPAVKMRVDHKFDGLSRMEMEFILGIPPQTAYDVLTNEDNISQSREKNDRALLTAVSRIVTPERDEGPGHRPIVKVEKELAWKFLFLSGTLPIRLIVLENPKKLRVLYLKDAKGIRTMETFEGSYTVEPLYVDAERLCKRIKPKSPEEYRKCSGGKGRIASKVKVEQTFRPASPWDLPLLSSYMRRFTVETTKKVAEDLQMRASDLRGIPEYKGEY